A single Defluviitalea saccharophila DNA region contains:
- the cobT gene encoding nicotinate-nucleotide--dimethylbenzimidazole phosphoribosyltransferase, with the protein MKSLEKPIWTKLTKETLEQIVITPPSEEMRKKVLENWDSVAKPIDSMGRFEILTAQLGAILGTDKINIDKKAIVIMCADNGIVEEGVTLSGQEVTTAVAGLMGKKQSAVGRMAENIGADTLVVDIGINNKEPIPGLENRKIRYGTHNFIKEPAMTEEEALKAISVGIDMVFSCKEAGYTILGTGELGMGNTTTSAAVAAALLQRKASEVTGRGAGLSDDGLLRKQQVISKAIEKYDLYHADALTVLATVGGLDIAGLTGVCIGGAMFHVPIVLDGVISIVAALLAERMVPGTKAFLLPSHKGKEPAIDILSKELGIDPVIDGKLGLGEGTGAVMMFSLLDMALSVYKSSATFEDIQVEKHKRA; encoded by the coding sequence ATGAAATCCTTAGAGAAGCCCATTTGGACTAAATTGACAAAAGAAACATTAGAACAGATTGTTATTACGCCGCCCAGTGAAGAGATGAGAAAAAAAGTCTTGGAAAACTGGGATTCTGTTGCAAAGCCTATTGACAGTATGGGAAGATTTGAAATTCTCACGGCACAGCTAGGCGCAATTCTTGGTACGGATAAAATCAACATTGATAAGAAGGCTATTGTTATTATGTGTGCAGACAATGGGATTGTGGAAGAAGGAGTTACCCTGTCCGGTCAGGAGGTAACCACTGCCGTCGCCGGATTAATGGGAAAAAAACAATCCGCAGTGGGAAGAATGGCAGAAAATATAGGCGCAGACACTCTTGTGGTGGATATTGGTATAAATAACAAAGAACCTATTCCGGGACTGGAGAATAGAAAAATAAGGTACGGTACCCATAATTTCATAAAAGAACCTGCTATGACGGAGGAAGAGGCATTAAAGGCAATATCAGTTGGTATAGATATGGTCTTTTCCTGTAAAGAAGCCGGATACACAATTCTGGGGACTGGAGAATTGGGCATGGGCAATACGACCACCAGTGCTGCTGTTGCTGCAGCCCTGTTGCAGCGCAAGGCAAGTGAGGTGACAGGCAGAGGCGCCGGATTAAGTGATGATGGATTGCTTCGCAAACAGCAGGTGATTTCGAAGGCTATTGAGAAATACGATTTGTATCATGCCGATGCCCTGACAGTTCTGGCAACTGTGGGAGGATTGGATATTGCAGGGCTGACGGGTGTATGTATTGGTGGGGCAATGTTTCATGTGCCTATCGTATTGGATGGTGTGATTAGCATTGTGGCAGCTCTTTTGGCAGAACGAATGGTCCCTGGAACAAAAGCGTTTTTACTTCCTTCCCATAAGGGAAAAGAACCTGCCATCGACATACTTTCAAAAGAACTGGGGATTGACCCTGTGATTGATGGGAAGCTGGGATTAGGCGAAGGCACCGGAGCAGTTATGATGTTTTCACTGCTGGATATGGCTCTTAGTGTTTATAAGAGCAGTGCGACCTTTGAGGATATTCAGGTAGAAAAACACAAGAGGGCTTAA
- a CDS encoding bifunctional adenosylcobinamide kinase/adenosylcobinamide-phosphate guanylyltransferase codes for MMVLIIGGSGSGKSAYAEKYVAALAGNSRKYYIATMQVFDEEGQEKVKRHQKMRAHKGFYTIEQPLSVTEVLDKIGDNLASESIALLECISNLAANEMFSSDVPKEYQWVSQKIIQEVEQLNKSFKHLVAVTNNVFEDGINYDATTRQYIRTMGDINQKLAMMADKVIEIVVGIPIVVKEGK; via the coding sequence ATGATGGTACTTATTATCGGAGGAAGTGGCAGCGGAAAGTCAGCTTATGCGGAAAAGTATGTAGCCGCCCTCGCTGGAAACAGCAGAAAATATTATATAGCCACCATGCAGGTTTTTGATGAGGAAGGACAGGAAAAAGTAAAAAGGCATCAAAAGATGAGAGCCCATAAGGGATTTTACACCATAGAACAGCCGCTTTCTGTAACCGAGGTATTGGATAAAATAGGGGATAATTTAGCCTCTGAAAGCATTGCTCTGTTAGAATGTATTTCTAACTTGGCTGCCAATGAAATGTTTTCTAGCGACGTTCCGAAAGAGTATCAATGGGTATCTCAAAAGATTATCCAAGAAGTAGAACAACTCAATAAAAGTTTTAAGCATTTAGTGGCTGTTACGAACAATGTATTTGAGGATGGAATAAACTACGATGCAACCACCAGGCAGTATATACGGACTATGGGGGACATTAATCAAAAACTGGCGATGATGGCGGACAAAGTTATAGAAATCGTCGTGGGGATTCCGATTGTTGTGAAAGAAGGAAAATAG